From Staphylothermus hellenicus DSM 12710, a single genomic window includes:
- a CDS encoding ABC transporter permease produces the protein MQDYEPRLGLKHMYLAGLVLAIIYILVQPYLTPENEAVLWFFGIFYSFILFLRGIDYRRIIFSFSLSFFVIISFIYIFFILVLNITGYPRALAFFLLPLISIATMGYFRDKIASMKQARKQKRIKVSFSTRIRSAVYKIDPIMWVFIIVGFTILIVFLLTPVLLMLYHAFEVPPGQSVLYNFIRIFTNRKYVKLEIFPWEHFYKKQIIGGRPVYVVTGINYGILLNSLINAVVVTSTATFLGILVAFVLARYNFPGRNVFRILAMIPLFITPFVNAYVIKILFSDQGPISLLTQALFGWGIRIDKLAGVALAQIMAFYPIVYLNAYSSFINLDPSMEEQAENLGAKGLRLFLSVTLPLALPGIVAGSVLVFIFSLEDLGAPIVFQEDRLMSYQIYSSFTSETGIVSPEIAALGFVMLFLAAMGFLAIRSYVGMRSYAMISRGGRWTLRERRLGLKGLLFVYLFLLPLILFTAMPQIGVILLAFNIMPPRGFAINLDQATPEYFISLFKNPDVFMYIRNTLSYAAAAVALATTIAIMIAYSVSRTKIRVITPTMDTLATIPLAIPGLVIALGYFYFYATFFRGTPLDPTSGPTTFQAWVVLIIAYSIRKLPFVVRSVYAGFQQVHEALEEAALNLGATRSKVIFGVILPFILTYIISGAIIGFIYISTEVSTSITIGGLRPDQAPMTFAMMMAYKGTTVYGVQIAASMGVLLILFQLLAVSIVVLVFKQRYAFIGV, from the coding sequence TTGCAGGACTATGAACCAAGGCTAGGCTTAAAGCATATGTACTTGGCAGGGCTAGTTCTTGCAATAATATATATCCTTGTTCAACCATATTTGACTCCGGAAAATGAAGCTGTTCTATGGTTTTTCGGTATTTTCTACTCCTTTATTTTGTTTCTTCGAGGTATAGATTATAGAAGAATAATATTCAGTTTCTCTCTAAGCTTTTTTGTGATTATATCATTTATCTATATTTTCTTCATTCTTGTCTTAAACATAACGGGTTATCCACGTGCTCTAGCATTCTTTCTTTTACCCTTAATATCTATAGCTACAATGGGTTATTTTAGGGATAAAATAGCTTCTATGAAGCAGGCCCGTAAACAAAAAAGAATTAAGGTATCTTTTTCAACAAGAATTAGATCTGCTGTTTATAAAATAGATCCTATAATGTGGGTTTTCATAATAGTAGGATTCACTATTCTCATAGTATTTCTTCTAACACCTGTCCTGCTTATGCTTTATCATGCTTTCGAGGTGCCTCCGGGTCAATCTGTACTTTATAATTTTATTAGAATATTTACTAACAGAAAATATGTGAAACTAGAGATCTTCCCATGGGAGCATTTCTATAAGAAACAAATCATAGGCGGTAGACCCGTTTATGTTGTTACAGGTATAAACTATGGGATTTTATTAAATAGTTTGATAAATGCTGTTGTTGTAACATCAACAGCTACATTTCTCGGTATACTAGTTGCTTTCGTACTTGCAAGATATAATTTTCCCGGCCGAAATGTTTTCAGAATACTAGCTATGATACCATTGTTTATCACGCCGTTTGTCAACGCATATGTTATTAAGATACTTTTCAGTGATCAAGGACCTATATCGCTGTTGACACAAGCACTTTTTGGTTGGGGGATTAGAATAGATAAACTAGCCGGTGTTGCATTAGCACAGATTATGGCGTTTTATCCAATAGTTTATCTAAATGCATATTCAAGTTTTATAAACTTGGATCCAAGTATGGAGGAGCAAGCGGAGAATCTAGGTGCTAAAGGTTTAAGACTTTTCTTATCCGTGACTCTTCCACTAGCATTGCCTGGTATTGTGGCTGGTTCTGTGCTAGTATTTATATTTAGCTTGGAAGACCTTGGCGCGCCCATTGTTTTCCAAGAGGATAGACTTATGAGTTATCAAATATACAGTAGCTTTACCTCGGAGACAGGTATAGTATCACCTGAGATAGCGGCATTGGGTTTTGTAATGTTATTCTTAGCTGCTATGGGCTTCTTAGCTATTAGGAGCTATGTAGGTATGAGATCATATGCTATGATCAGCAGGGGTGGTAGATGGACTTTACGTGAGAGAAGACTTGGGTTGAAAGGATTATTGTTTGTTTACTTATTCCTATTACCATTAATTCTGTTTACTGCAATGCCGCAAATAGGTGTTATTCTGCTTGCATTTAATATTATGCCTCCAAGAGGATTCGCTATAAACCTTGATCAAGCCACACCTGAATACTTTATTTCTCTATTTAAGAACCCAGATGTATTCATGTATATTAGGAACACTCTATCATATGCAGCCGCTGCAGTCGCTTTGGCTACTACAATAGCTATCATGATAGCATATAGTGTGAGTAGAACAAAGATTAGAGTAATAACTCCTACCATGGATACCTTAGCCACAATTCCTCTCGCTATTCCTGGCCTGGTAATCGCGCTGGGATACTTTTATTTCTACGCAACATTCTTCCGTGGAACACCGCTAGATCCTACAAGTGGCCCTACAACTTTCCAAGCATGGGTCGTTTTAATAATAGCTTATAGTATACGTAAATTACCATTCGTAGTCAGATCTGTTTATGCAGGGTTCCAGCAGGTTCATGAAGCACTTGAAGAGGCTGCATTGAATCTGGGTGCCACTAGATCCAAGGTTATATTTGGTGTTATACTACCATTCATACTAACATATATCATTAGTGGTGCAATCATTGGATTCATATATATCAGCACAGAGGTAAGCACAAGTATCACAATTGGGGGTTTAAGACCTGACCAAGCACCAATGACATTTGCAATGATGATGGCATATAAGGGAACAACTGTTTATGGTGTTCAAATAGCTGCTTCAATGGGAGTATTACTTATATTGTTCCAACTACTAGCTGTATCCATAGTTGTACTTGTGTTTAAACAGAGGTATGCATTCATAGGTGTATAA